Proteins from a single region of Urocitellus parryii isolate mUroPar1 chromosome 4, mUroPar1.hap1, whole genome shotgun sequence:
- the LOC144254593 gene encoding olfactory receptor 10A3-like, producing the protein MGNAIIIAAILLDQNLHIPMYLFLQNLSVVEVSFSAAITPEMLVVLTTEKTTISFVSCFAQMYFILVFGVNECFLLGAMAYDRFAAICHPLTYPMIMNKRVFLKLVMFSWVSGIMVATLQTSWVFSFPFCGPNIINYISCETPAVLELVCADISLFEIYAFTGTILIILLPFLLILLSYLRVLFVILKMPSTTGRQKAFSTCASHVTSVTLFYGTASMTYLQPKSSYSPVTKKLMSLAYTLLTPLLIPLSTACKTMR; encoded by the coding sequence ATGGGAAATGCCATCATCATAGCCGCCATCTTGCTGGACCAGAACCTCCACATCCCCATGTACCTGTTCCTGCAGAACTTATCTGTGGTAGAAGTGAGTTTCAGTGCAGCCATCACGCCTGAAATGCTGGTGGTCCTGACTACTGAGAAAACTACGATTTCTTTTGTGAGCTGTTTTGCACAGAtgtatttcattcttgtttttggTGTGAATGAATGTTTTCTCCTAGGGGCAATGGCTTATGACCGATTTGCTGCCATCTGTCATCCTCTGACCTACCCCATGATTATGAACAAGAGGGTGTTTTTGAAATTAGTCATGTTCTCATGGGTCTCAGGGATCATGGTGGCTACTCTGCAGACCTCATGGGTATTTAGTTTTCCCTTTTGTGGACccaatataattaattatatatcttGTGAAACCCCAGCAGTGCTGGAACTGGTTTGTGCAGATATCTCCTTGTTTGAAATCTATGCCTTCACAGGCACCATTTTGATTATATTGCTTCCTTTCTTGTTAATACTCTTGTCTTATCTTAGAGTTCTCTTTGTCATCCTGAAGATGCCATCAACAACTGGGAGGCAAAAGGCCTTTTCCACCTGTGCCTCTCATGTCACATCAGTCACCCTCTTCTATGGCACAGCCAGTATGACTTACTTACAGCCCAAATCTAGCTACTCACCAGTAACCAAGAAACTGATGTCTTTGGCTTACACATTGCTCACACCCCTGCTAATCCCCTTATCTACAGCCTGCAAAACCATGAGATGA
- the LOC144254244 gene encoding palmitoyltransferase ZDHHC19-like, which produces MTVSGDLLSPPQPPARSWLFSSLWACVTGAALVSLSTVFFTFTCRALVQNGEWVFPVASGLLCLLSLYSLISMNISDPGILHRGAFEQDPEAPYMARVNGRLYDMPWCPTCNFHRLPRTFHCESCDICVEEFDHHCSWVNNCVGHRNIRLYLLLLVSLCLYLGSVLATCVLFISRRRHMAFLDQTMTMTILVALPAGALLLPLILQLLIKAVAVGTARRPYEDQVFAPRYVVEGNGSLDKAPG; this is translated from the exons ATGACTGTATCAGGCGACTTATtgtccccaccccaacccccagccAGATCCTGGCTTTTCTCGAGCCTTTGGGCTTGTGTGACTGGAGCagccctggtgtctctgagcaCCGTATTCTTCACTTTCAC ATGCCGAGCACTGGTGCAAAATGGAGAGTGGGTCTTTCCAGTGGCCTCAGGCCTTCTCTGCCTACTCAGTTTATATAGCCTCATTTCCATGAACATTTCAGATCCAGGCATCTTACACAGAG GCGCCTTCGAGCAGGACCCTGAGGCACCGTACATGGCACGAGTGAATGGCAGGTTATATGACATGCCGTGGTGTCCCACCTGTAATTTTCACCGCCTGCCTCGAACCTTCCACTGCGAAAGTTGTGAcatctgtgtggaa GAGTTCGACCACCATTGCAGTTGGGTGAATAACTGTGTGGGGCACCGAAACATCCGGCTCTACCTGCTACTCCTCGTGTCCCTGTGCCTCTATCTGGGTAGTGTGCTGGCCACCTGCGTGCTTTTCATCTCACGCAGGAGGCACATGGCGTTTCTGGACCAAACCATGACCATGAC CATCCTAGTGGCTCTACCCGCTGGggccctcctgctccctctcatcctgcaattGTTAATCAAGGCAGTGGCGGTGGGCACTGCCAGGCGACCCTATGAGGATCAG GTTTTTGCCCCAAGATATGTGGTAGAGGGGAATGGCAGCCTGGATAAGGCTCCTGGATga